TAACTATCAGTGTTAGTCCCCTTATATAAATGTATCAAAGAATAGCAACACAATCAAATTAATCGTTGCTCCTATCTTTTCCTACCAATTAACTAGAAATCAGTTATATAACTCTCCATCAAAACCCTCTCTAGCAATGGCTCCTCAGAACCAACAGCCTCGGCGAACGCAACCGCAACCGTTGCCAGGTAGGGGTTTGAACCCCGTCCTATGCATCATTGTCGCCCTCGTCCTCTTAGGTCTCCTTGTGGGTCTCGCTATATTGATCACATACCTCACCCTCAGGCCAAAGACACTCGTCTATACTGTAGAAGCAGCGTCGGTCCAAGATTTTGCCATAGCCAAGGATGATCACATTAGCGCCAAATTCAACTATGTGATCAAATCATACAACCCGGAGAAACATGTCTCCGTGAGATATCACTCCATGCGCATCTCCACGGCTCACCATAACCAGTCCGTGGCTCACAAGGAGATCTCTGCCTTCAAGCAGCGTCCTAAGAACGAAACAAGAATTGAGACGCAGCTTGTGTCGCACAACGTGGCATTGTCTAAGTTTAATGCTAAGGACTTGAGAGCTGAAACGACCAAAGGGGTGATCGAAATGGAAGTGTATATAACGGCTAGAGTGAGCTACAAGACGTGGATTTTTCGGTCGAGGAGACGTACGTTGAAAGGTGTATGTACGCCGATAATGATCAACGTTACGGCGAACTCGTTGGATGGATTCCAGAGAGTTTTATGCAAAACTCGTCTTTAGTTTGGATTATTTATCGAATTGAATTGGTTCTATTTGTGTGCATTATACGTGTATTAAATTAATTTGCTATGTGTCCTTAATTGATTGTGTGGATGTGTATGTGTGTATTTCTTTTGAagttcttctttgttttttttggttcttttgTATGCATTCATTTATCTgtctttatctttcattattattctttttatatgataaaatgttttatatttgtatgtatCAAATTAAGTTTGATATATGTATGTATCTAGTGAGAAGTTTCTTACAATTCAACAACCCTCCTAGACaattctaatatatattttccagCTGC
The window above is part of the Brassica napus cultivar Da-Ae chromosome C8, Da-Ae, whole genome shotgun sequence genome. Proteins encoded here:
- the BNAC08G43330D gene encoding uncharacterized protein At1g08160, which translates into the protein MAPQNQQPRRTQPQPLPGRGLNPVLCIIVALVLLGLLVGLAILITYLTLRPKTLVYTVEAASVQDFAIAKDDHISAKFNYVIKSYNPEKHVSVRYHSMRISTAHHNQSVAHKEISAFKQRPKNETRIETQLVSHNVALSKFNAKDLRAETTKGVIEMEVYITARVSYKTWIFRSRRRTLKGVCTPIMINVTANSLDGFQRVLCKTRL